The following proteins are co-located in the Primulina tabacum isolate GXHZ01 chromosome 11, ASM2559414v2, whole genome shotgun sequence genome:
- the LOC142519654 gene encoding uncharacterized protein LOC142519654, which yields MKRLELQLQKNAVRADLIVLPLPEFDIILGMDWLSMNGAIIDFLPRSVSDRPHSGKPFIFEIARHQQMPHIISCICTRKLMKRGCQAFLASIVTVIKPVNQRLEEVKVVEDFPSVFLDDVLGIPPDRELDFSIDLMSGTVPISKEPYHLAPAEIKELKDQIQYFLDKGFICPRFSPWGAPGSWELKLPLVDFTYHKSYQKSIGMAPYEALYGRKCRSPVYWDDVGERAELGPDIFSQTIELVVKIRDRMRTTQSRQKSYVDERGRDLEFAVRDHVFVKVAPIKGVMRFGKKGKLSPRFIVPFDLIVPFEILETVGTLGYRVALLPNLVGVHTVFHVSMLRKYMSNPSHVLNYEPL from the exons atgaagagattggagcttcaGTTACAGAAAAATGCGGTGCGGGCAGACCTAATTGTGCTACCGTTGCcggagttcgacattattttgggtatggactggctttctATGAACGGAGCTATCATAGATTTTTTACCGAGGTCAGTATCTGACCGACCGCACAGTGGTAAGCCGTTTATATTTGAGATAGCCAGACAtcagcaaatgccgcacatcatttcttgcatctgtACGAGAAAGCTCATGAAGAGAGGCTGTCAGGCATTTTTGGCCAGTATCGTGACAGTGATCAAGCCAGTCAATCAGAGACTAGAGGAGGTGAAAGTGGTCGAAGACTTCCCCAGTGTTTTCCTTGATGACGTTttaggcattccaccagacagagagtTGGACTTTTCTATCGATCTTATGTCAGGTACCGTGCCTATTTCTAAGGAACCCTATCAtctagcacctgcagagatAAAGGAACTGAAGGATCAAATACAATACTTtttagataagggtttcatttgcCCAagattttctccatggggcgcacca ggcagctgggagctGAAGCTACCTCTTGTGGACTTCACGTACCACAAAAGTTATCAAAAATCCATTGgcatggctccatatgaggcattgtatgggaggaagtgtaggtctccAGTGTATTGGGACGATGTAGGAGAGAGGGCAGAGTTGGGACCAGATATTTTCAGTCAGACGATAGAAttagtggtcaagattcgagacagaatgaGGACCACGcaaagccgacagaagagttatgtagATGAGCGGGGcagggatcttgagtttgcagTAAGAGATCATGTATTCGTGAAAGTCGCACCGattaagggtgtgatgagatttgggaagaagggcaagctcagtccTAGATTCATCGTACCGTTCGACTTAATCGTaccattcgagatcctagagaCAGTTGGGACGCTCGGATACAGAGTTGCATTACTGCCAAATCTGGTGGGAGTTCATActgtgttccatgtctctatgctgcggaagtacatgtcgaatccttctcATGTTCTGAACTATGAACCACTGTAG